GCGAGCGTGTTGGTCGCCCTCCTGGTCGGCGGCGGTGCGCCCGGCTCGCTCGCGGTTCGCGTACCGCGGGCGCCTGGCGCCGTAGGCGAGTCCGTCGCTGATGGTCTGCTCCGCCTCGGACTCGGTGAAGTCGTCGACTCCGATGTGCGTCTGGACCGCCGCGCGGAGGGTCGCGCTGGCCTCCTCGGCGGAGATGACGTTGCCGCCGACGTAGTTGCCCAGCTTGAGCGCGGCGGTCAGCACGGCGTGGTGACGGCCGCCCGGCTGTGCTTCCTCGATGCGTTGGGCCTCGCCTTCGAGGATGCTGCGGACGTAGCGCTCCTGGCGGTTGCCGGTGAGCTCGAGCCGCGGCCGCGGAACGCGGGCGATCTCCGGCTCTGGCGGTGGGGCGAGCAGGCTGCTGATCCACGTGGGCAGCTCGGCGGGCGGGCCGGGACGCTCGAACTGGTAGCGCCCCTCGGGGCGGACCGAGCCGGGGGCGACGATGTACCCGCCCTCACCTCGCGTGTCGATCTTCCAGCCGAGCCCGGTCTGGGAGCTGTTGCGCAGCGCGCTGTCGTTGCGGAAGTACAGGTGCCCTCCGCCGGTAGGGGTGGACACCGTCAGGGTCTGGTCGGGCATGGGTTCACCGGCGCGACGCGCGAGCATCTGCAGGACGTCGCGGCCGTTGCGGGCACCCTCGAACTCCTCCGGTGCGGGCGCCCCGTGGCCCTCGTCGAGGTCGATCACCAGGAGCTTCGACGGGCCGCAGGCGATGCCGACGTTGTAGGGCTTGGTGCTCCACCAGCGCCGGATCTGGTCGGAGTCGGTGGTGGCGCGTTGTTCCCAGCCGAGGTGCCCCTCCGGGCCACTGCAGGGACCGGTCCGCTTGCAGGTGCGCTTGGCGTGGAAGATCGGCTTCTTGCCGTCGATCTGGAGCGGGAAGACGTGGTAGCCGGCCCGCGCGGCACCCAGCGCAACCTCCCGCATCTCGTGTCGAGTGGCCGGGGAGGTCTGTCGTTCGACGGGATCGCCGGTGGTGTGCGGATCGCTCATGGCACTCTCCGGTTCTGGTGGCGTGGGAACGCTGTCGTCGCTCCACACTTCGTCCACTATACCATGAAAGTGGTTCACAGAGCCTCTGACCTGCGTTTTTCTCGGCAATTGGACCGGGAGCAGGTACGGGACGGCACTGTCACGCGCGATCGACGGCGATGAGTACGCGGGTCCGCAGGTCGGGTGCTTCGATGATCTCGGCCCAGGCGCCCCAGTCCGGGAAGGCCCGGGCCAGCATCGGGCGGTGCACGGCGGGAACGGCGGCGACCAGCTCGCAGAGCACCCGGCCCCAGGGTGTGGGGGCGATCCCGCCGGGCAGGCCGTGGACGCTCAGCATCGTCTGCAGTGCGTACTGGGCGTCTTCTCCCAGGTCGTGGCATTCCGCGTCACGGATGAGCAGCTCGACAACGCGTGCGAGCGGCGGCTCTCCGCCCGGGTCGGGACAGTGCAGGGCCGCCGCGAGGTGTCCGGCCTGCTCCCGGCGCGACTTGCACTGCCAGTGGTCGGTGTCGATCTCGGCGAGTAGGGCGGCAAGCTCGTCGACGGACGGGGTCATGGTCTGCTCCTCTGGTGACGGGTGTGGATCGGTGGCGGTCGACCGCGGGGGCGGGGTGCCTCTGACAGCACCCCGCCTCGGGATCACGTATCCGTGAGGACGCTGCGCGGGACCGCGACCACAGAGGCCGCGTGGTGGTCGCCCCATCGGGCTCCGCAGATCCCGCGACGGCAGTGCGCCGCGGTGGGCGCGATCCCAGCTTCGTGCGGCCCGGCTCGCCACAGCTCGGACATGGGTCGAGCAGGTCGGCCCGGAGCGAGTCGTCTGCGGCAGCCGAGGGCCGCCTCGTGCCTGTCTCGGCGAGCGGCCCGGGTGCGCAGTGCTCGCTGCCCCGGTTCATGCGGTGGCCAGTCGCCGGCGGCCGGACCGCTTCAGCGCGCGACGCTCGCCCTCGTCCTGGCCACCCCACACTCCGGTGTCCTCTCCCGCGGTGAGGGCGTAGTCCAGGCAGGCCTCCTGGACGGGGCAGCGGCGGCAGACGGCCTTGGCCTTGTCGATCTGCTGCTTGGCCGGTCCGTCGCTTCCGGCGGGGAAGAAGAGCTCGGGGTTCTCGCGGCGGCATGCCGCCGCGACTCGCCAGTCCATCGTGGGGCCCCTTCGATCGGTTTCGGGTGACCGGTCGGCGCTGTCATCGCCTCCCGCTGCAATTCACTATACCATGTATGCGGTCGGATGCGGGTTCTTCGTTCGACTGTTCTTGCTGGTCGAGACCGTTTGTTCAGCGGGTTCGGGGGGTGCGTCGGCCGGCCCGTCCGGGCCTGGTGCGACTGTCGGCGAATGCCCAGATCGTGCGGCGGTGGTAGCGCTGTCGGCCGTGGGGGTCTGTCCAGTCGGGGCAGGGGAAGTAGCCCGGGTTTCGGGCGAGGTAGCTACGGATGACTGACGCGTCGGCGTAGCCGAGCACTGCGGCGGCCTGGTCGAGGGTCAGGAGGTCGGCGCCGCTCCCGCTGCGGTCCACTGATGTGAGGCTGGCCCGCTTGGCGGCCTCGTGCTGCTGCCACCAGGCGTCCATCTCGTCGAGGGACCAGTAGAGGTGGCGTCCGTCGCGGCGGGCCGGGCGGGGGTGGCCGGTGGCGTCGCGGTCGCTGTAGAGGTTGGCGAGGTGCTGGGGCGAGACACGGAGCCGTCGCGCGAGGGCTGTACGGGTCGGCAGGGTCTCCCCGTCCTGGTCCAGTCGTGCCGGGGGAGGGGCGGTGAGCTGGTCGACGAAGGTCCGCATCGCCTGTTCGTCCCACCACTGTCGTCGGCCCTGCTGCCACGCCACGGCCGGGTGGCCGTTCTTCGCCCGGTGACGCCACCAGCGCTCTGCGGTCGCGCGGCCGACGCCGAAGGTCGCGCAGATGCCGGGGCGGGACAGCAGCACGCGGTCGTCGACGACGACCCGCAGCGGGGGAGCGCTCGGGCTCGCGGGGGCCGTTGCCCTATCCCTGTTCATCCGGCTTCTCCCTCCCGACGGGGACGCTCCCCGACAGAGACTGCCGGGGAGCGTCGTACTGCCTGCGATCAGAGCACTGCGAGGTAGACCAGCCGCCAGCCGCCGATGATCTCGGGGGAGTGCACCGCCCCGTCGAGCTGGATCCGGGCGGTGAGCGCTCGTGGACGCCGGTCGTGCCCGACGAGGACGAGCGCGGTGAGCTCTCCGACGCCCTCGACGGGCTGGCTCACGTGGCTGCTCAGAACGCGGCCGATGCCCCGGCGGCCGCCGCCGCGGAGCAGGAACCCTCGCCCCTGCAGGTACTTCAGGACCTCGGAGTCCGCGAACGGAGCAAGCTGCGCGGCCGGGCGTCGCCCGGCCAGCACCTCGGTGGCGAGCCGCAGCATGTCGCCTGCGACGCGTGTGAGGTCGGGATCGCGGACGATGTCGGTGACGACCGGGATGCCCCAGTCGGTGTCCTCGAACTCTCCGTAGCCGAGCTGGTCGATCCCGGCGACGACGGCGTACTGGGCGTACTGGGCGGTTCACTGGGCGTACTGGGCGTACTGGGCGGCGATGTGGTCTACCCACCGCATCTGGCGAACGGTGACCTCGTCCCCCAGCAGGACGCGCTGGTACTCGCTGTCCAGGACGTAGCTGGACTTCTCTGCCTGTCGGACCCTCTTGCTCACGGGCACTCCTTCGGTTCGGGGGTGGCGTTGCTCGGGCTGTCAATCCCTCGCAACACTTACTAATTTACAGCGTCTAGCCCGGACTCTTCACGGGTTGTGCCGGTGATCTCCGACCCCAACTGAAGAAAGTGCCTCGTGACCAGGTAAGACAGCGGGTGTCGAAGCCCTGTCCGCCATGGTCGAGGAGGCACTTTCCGAGTGCAGACTACAAGCACGCGCCCACCGGTCATCGTGACCGCCGACGGCGCTGGGGTGGTGTCGCCCGTCGGGTCGCGTCTGCTGGCCGATGTCGCCGACCGGACCACGTTGACCAGTGAACTCTCGACCGCGCTCGCACCGCTGCGACGAGCTCGGGCGCGTCATGATCCGGGGCGGGTGCTGGTCGATCTGGCCGTCGCGGTCGCCGACGGGGCCACGAGGATCTGCGAGATCGCGGTCCTGGCCGATCAGGGCGCGGTGTTCGGGTCGGTGGCATCGGACTCGACCTGCTGGCGACTGCTCGACAAGCTCGACGAGCGCCGGTTGTCCTCGATCGCGGCGGGGCGGGCGCGGGCCCGGGAGGTGGTCTGGGCCCAGCACGCCGACGTCGATGGTCGCGCGTTTCCCGCGGCTCGGGTCGCCGGCCGCGACCTGCGCCGGCACGGCCGGGACGTGCTGGTGATCGATCTCGACGCCACGATCGTCATCGCCCACAGCGAGAAGGAACAGGCCACGCCCACGTTCAAGAAGACGTTCGGGTATCACCCGATGCTGGCGTTCTGCGACAACACCGGCGAGTTCCTCGCCGCCCGCTTGCGCCGCGGGAACGCCGGTGCGAACACCGCCGCGGATCACATCAACGTGCTCGACGACGCGCTCGCCCAGATCCCTGACGCGTTCCGTCACGGGCACCCGATCCTGGTCCGCACCGACACCGCGGGCGCCACGAAAGCCTTCCTCGCCCACATCCGAGCGCAACAAGACACAGCGGTGAGCTGTGAGTTCTCCGTCGGCTGGGCCGTCACCGACCGCGAACGCACCGTGATCAGCCTGGTCCCGAAGACGGTGTGGGCCGAGGCGGTCGACGCTGACGGCGGGCACCGTGACGGCGCCGGGCTGGCCGAGATCACCGGCTTGCTCCCCGCCTCCGCGTTGGTCGACTACCCGGCCGGGACCCGCGTTGTCGTCCGTCGCGAACGGCCGCATCCCGGCGCGCAGCTCGATGCGTTCGAGGAGCGTGACGGCTGGCGCTACACCGCGTTCGCCACCGACACCCGCGTCGGGCAGCTCGCCTTCCTCGACGCCCGCCACCGCGCCCACGCCCGGGTCGAGGACCGGATCCGCTGCGGCAAGGACACCGGCCTCAACCACTTCCCGTCCCGGTCCTTCGCCGTCAACGCGGCGTGGTTGACCGTGGTCATGCTCGCGGTCGACCTGATCACCTGGACCCAGCGCCTGCTTCTCGACGGCGACCTGGCGAAGGTCGAGCCGAAGGCGTTGCGCTACCGGTTGTTGCACACCGCCGCGCGGATCACCCGCGGGCAACGCCGAGTCTGGGTCCGTATCCAACGGTCCTGGCCCTGGGCGGTCGATCTCGCCCGCGCGTTCGCGCGGCTGTGCGCGTTGCCTGTTCCTGCTGGTTGATCTCCGAAGCCCGACACGACGAGCGGCGGGAGCTCCCGGCAGAACGCGCAGGCCGGCCCCTTCGCCATGCCCACCCATCGAACGAACCGGACCGGATCCGCCGCCAGCCGATCACGCGGTCAATCCGCAGCTCCGTGAATCACCAGGGCTAGCTTGCCGTGTCAAGATCTACAGGGCTCTGACCTGCGTTTTTGCTTGGGGGACTCTCCGAGTGAGGCCGGGTCCAGGGCGGCGCCCTGGCCCCCGGGAGGGGGCGGCCCGAAGGGCCGATCTGACTTGGGTGAGGACCAGACCTGGCCTGTGGAGGGTGGGGGTCTCTCCTCGCGTCGGCAGGACGGCGCTCTGCCCGAGGTTCTGTGGAGCTGCCAGGCTCGCCGCAGGCGACCGCGGAGCGGCCGGAGCGCAGCGGAGGGCCTGGTGGCGGAGCAGGTTCTCGGGCACCGTCCTGATGCCGACGCGAGGAGAGATCCCCACCCGGCTCGCCGGCGGGACTCACCCCCGGCCCCACAGCCGAAGCTGTCCCCACACGAACGGCCTAGTGCGTTGATGGTCGTTCCTGTGCGGCACAGGCTGGGCCCATGACGGAGAACCTCTGGGCTGCGCTGGCTCCCGGCGCCCCCTTCACCTCTCGTTCGCTGGCGCACCTGCAGCTCGCCGAGACCGCGCGGGAGCTGTCGGATTGGGCTCGTCATCTGGTGCCGTCCGGGCGCCGCCCGGATCAGGCCTACGACGGCACCCTTGTCACCGATGCCGCTGCGCTCGTCGAGCTCGCCGGGCATGTGCTCACTGCCGCGGTGCTGGTCGAGCGGCAGGACGGCTGTGGCTGGGGCGCGATCGCCGAGGTCCTCGACGTCGCGGAGGCCGCCGTCCGACAGCGCTGGGAGCCCATCACCGATGTCTGGAGCCAGGAGCAGCCGGGCTGCTCACCTCACGCCGCAGTGCAGGAGGCGTCGAGGGCCGAGCAGCTGCGCACCCTGGACGCGTGGGTGGTCCGGCATCGCGACCCTGGCGACCCCGATCACGGTCCGGCGCCGGTGTCCGCGGTCCTGGAGCGGCAGCACCCCTTGCGGGAGCTGGTGCACCTGCAGGGGCTGGACCGGCTCCGGGCTGAGGAGTTCGGTGCGGCCTCGGTCGAGCGGCGTGCTGTGCTGGAGCGCCTGATCCAGGTGCACCAGACCCTCGTCGACCGCGCAGGCACCGATGAGCAGGACCGCCAGGAGCATCGTGCCCAGGTCACCCGGCTGCAGCGCCTTCTCGGGGATCTGGGAGCCACGAGCGGGGATGGGGGACCTGCTCCGGCGTGTGAGTGGTGGACGGTGACCGGTCCCCGGCCCGGGTGTCGCGGTCATCGGTGTAGCCCGCGTGCAGTCTGTCCCTGACCTGCGGCTTGGTGCTGTGGTGGCGATGCGCTGATCGCTGCTTCCGGCGGCGATGCTGAGCTGCGGTCCCTCCAGGCGTGGCGGGCGGCTTCTAGTTCCTCGGCCGTCGCAGCGCGCGGGGTCGTCGCGCTGTCGGGGCCGTCGCTCCGATCGGTCGTGGGCTGCTGGGCCGGCACCGCCTCGGCTTCCGGGCGCTGCCCGTTGGCCTCCTCGAGCATCTGCGTGGCGATCACCTCTGCTGTGGCTCGGGCGCTGGCGAGCTGGTCGGCGTGGGGGAAGGGCTGGTCGAGCCCGGCCCGGGCCTGTTCGGCTTCGCGGCCGGCCAGGCGGCGCTGTTCCTGGAGGGTCTCGGCGAGCTTGTCGAGACCGCCGAGCTTGTTCTCCAACCGCTGCATCAGGCCGGTGGGGTCGCCGTCGAGGAACTGGGACCGTTCGATGGTGAAGGTCCCGCGGGGCACGTCGACGAGGGTCAGCTCGGCGACGATGTCGTCCCCGGCCGGGCGGACGGCAGCGGTGACGGTGTGCCCGCCGATCTCGACGACGGGGCGGGCGTCGGTGGGGGCGCTGTAGCGGTTCGCCCGGGTCAGCGCGGGACGGAGCAGGTCCTGCAACGAGCGGCCGGCGTCACTTCGTGAGGTGTACGGGTGGCCCCAGACCTCGGCACGGAAGGCCTCGCCCCGTGTGGTGGTGCGGCGCGAGACGGCGGCCTCGACCTGGCGGAGTTCCTCGGTGATCTCCTCCCCGGCGCGCTCGGCCGCACGGACGGTGCGCAGCAGGTGGTCGTTGTTGCGGTAGTGGGCGCGTTCGAGGCGTTCGAGTCGGTTGACGTCGGAGTCGGCCTTGGCCTTCTCCATGACGCGGGGGTCGCCGGTGGCGAGTGCCTTGACCTCGTCGTAGGACAGTGCGGCGTCGCCGATGTCCTCGATCTCGCGGACGTCGAGGCGTCCGCGCATCATCTGCGCGATGAGCATCGCCTTCCTGGTGATGGTCTGCCAGGAGTAGGCGTCGAAGCTGCCCTCGGTGACGTAGCGGAGGATCTCGACCTCGGGGTTCTGGTTGCGCTGGCGGATGATGCGGCCCTCACGCTGGGCGATGTCGGCGGGTCGCCAGGGGCAGTCGAGGTGGTGCAGCGCGCGGGCGCGGGTCTGGACGTTCGTCCCGACGCCCATCCGCTGG
This portion of the Pseudonocardia sp. HH130629-09 genome encodes:
- a CDS encoding bifunctional DNA primase/polymerase, with product MSDPHTTGDPVERQTSPATRHEMREVALGAARAGYHVFPLQIDGKKPIFHAKRTCKRTGPCSGPEGHLGWEQRATTDSDQIRRWWSTKPYNVGIACGPSKLLVIDLDEGHGAPAPEEFEGARNGRDVLQMLARRAGEPMPDQTLTVSTPTGGGHLYFRNDSALRNSSQTGLGWKIDTRGEGGYIVAPGSVRPEGRYQFERPGPPAELPTWISSLLAPPPEPEIARVPRPRLELTGNRQERYVRSILEGEAQRIEEAQPGGRHHAVLTAALKLGNYVGGNVISAEEASATLRAAVQTHIGVDDFTESEAEQTISDGLAYGARRPRYANRERAGRTAADQEGDQHARPTAAAVTRAGRGLARDIERLRGARTDRPTPESGHHRDGRPGRERHHEHRHGVGH
- a CDS encoding Rv3235 family protein, producing the protein MLRLATEVLAGRRPAAQLAPFADSEVLKYLQGRGFLLRGGGRRGIGRVLSSHVSQPVEGVGELTALVLVGHDRRPRALTARIQLDGAVHSPEIIGGWRLVYLAVL
- a CDS encoding IS1380 family transposase, which produces MQTTSTRPPVIVTADGAGVVSPVGSRLLADVADRTTLTSELSTALAPLRRARARHDPGRVLVDLAVAVADGATRICEIAVLADQGAVFGSVASDSTCWRLLDKLDERRLSSIAAGRARAREVVWAQHADVDGRAFPAARVAGRDLRRHGRDVLVIDLDATIVIAHSEKEQATPTFKKTFGYHPMLAFCDNTGEFLAARLRRGNAGANTAADHINVLDDALAQIPDAFRHGHPILVRTDTAGATKAFLAHIRAQQDTAVSCEFSVGWAVTDRERTVISLVPKTVWAEAVDADGGHRDGAGLAEITGLLPASALVDYPAGTRVVVRRERPHPGAQLDAFEERDGWRYTAFATDTRVGQLAFLDARHRAHARVEDRIRCGKDTGLNHFPSRSFAVNAAWLTVVMLAVDLITWTQRLLLDGDLAKVEPKALRYRLLHTAARITRGQRRVWVRIQRSWPWAVDLARAFARLCALPVPAG
- a CDS encoding WhiB family transcriptional regulator, encoding MDWRVAAACRRENPELFFPAGSDGPAKQQIDKAKAVCRRCPVQEACLDYALTAGEDTGVWGGQDEGERRALKRSGRRRLATA